The proteins below come from a single Serratia fonticola genomic window:
- the pntA gene encoding Re/Si-specific NAD(P)(+) transhydrogenase subunit alpha encodes MRIGVPRERLANEARVAATPKTVEQLLKLGFTVAIESAAGKLASFEDAAYQAAGATITDTADVWQSDLILKVNAPLEEEIALMREGSTLVSFIWPAQNPELMAKLAARNVTAMAMDSVPRISRAQSLDALSSMANIAGYRAIVEAAHEFGRFFTGQITAAGKVPPAKVMIIGAGVAGLAAIGAAGSLGAIVRAFDTRPEVKEQVQSMGAEFLELDFEEEAGSGDGYAKVMSEAFIKAEMALFAAQAEEVDIIVTTALIPGRPAPKLITKEMVASMKPGSVIVDLAAQTGGNCELTVADQVTITENGVKIIGYTDLPSRLPTQSSQLYGTNLVNLLKLLSKEKNGEIDIDFEDTVIRGVTVVRDGEVTWPAPPIQVSAQPKQAAAAPIEKVEKKPTSPMVKYGLIALAIILFGWFANSAPKEFLSHFTVFALACVVGYYVVWNVSHALHTPLMSVTNAISGIIVVGALLQIGHGGWVSFLSFVAVLIASINIFGGFTVTQRMLKMFRKN; translated from the coding sequence ATGCGTATTGGTGTACCAAGAGAACGGTTGGCCAATGAAGCCCGAGTTGCAGCAACGCCGAAAACGGTAGAACAGCTGCTGAAACTGGGCTTTACCGTCGCGATCGAAAGCGCGGCGGGAAAACTGGCAAGCTTTGAAGATGCAGCTTATCAAGCCGCAGGGGCGACAATTACCGATACAGCCGATGTGTGGCAATCGGATCTGATCCTGAAGGTTAACGCACCTCTTGAGGAAGAAATTGCGTTAATGCGAGAAGGCAGTACGTTAGTCAGCTTTATCTGGCCTGCACAAAACCCAGAATTGATGGCGAAGCTGGCGGCCCGCAACGTGACCGCTATGGCCATGGATTCTGTGCCACGTATTTCACGTGCGCAGTCCCTGGATGCGCTGAGCTCAATGGCCAATATCGCAGGCTATCGCGCTATCGTTGAGGCAGCGCACGAGTTCGGGCGTTTCTTCACCGGCCAGATCACCGCCGCCGGTAAAGTTCCCCCGGCCAAAGTGATGATCATTGGTGCTGGGGTTGCTGGCTTGGCCGCTATCGGTGCGGCTGGTAGCCTGGGGGCGATCGTTCGCGCCTTCGACACCCGCCCGGAAGTGAAAGAGCAAGTGCAGAGTATGGGCGCAGAATTCCTCGAGCTGGACTTTGAGGAAGAAGCAGGCAGCGGCGATGGCTATGCCAAAGTGATGTCGGAAGCCTTTATCAAAGCGGAAATGGCGCTGTTTGCCGCTCAGGCAGAGGAAGTGGACATTATCGTGACCACGGCGCTGATCCCTGGCCGCCCGGCACCAAAGCTTATTACCAAAGAGATGGTGGCTTCCATGAAGCCGGGCAGCGTGATTGTCGATCTGGCCGCGCAAACCGGTGGCAACTGTGAGCTGACCGTAGCCGACCAGGTGACCATCACCGAAAACGGCGTGAAGATTATCGGCTATACCGATCTGCCAAGCCGCTTGCCGACGCAGTCCTCACAGCTTTACGGCACCAACCTGGTGAACCTGCTGAAGCTGTTGTCGAAAGAGAAAAACGGCGAAATCGATATCGACTTCGAAGACACCGTGATCCGCGGCGTGACCGTGGTTCGCGATGGCGAAGTCACCTGGCCGGCACCGCCAATCCAGGTATCTGCCCAGCCGAAGCAGGCTGCCGCCGCACCAATCGAGAAAGTTGAAAAGAAACCAACCTCACCAATGGTGAAATACGGCCTGATCGCACTGGCGATCATCCTGTTTGGCTGGTTTGCCAATTCGGCACCGAAAGAGTTCCTGTCTCACTTTACCGTGTTTGCGCTGGCCTGCGTGGTGGGTTACTACGTGGTCTGGAACGTCAGCCATGCATTGCATACCCCGTTGATGTCGGTCACTAACGCGATCTCAGGGATTATCGTGGTCGGTGCGTTGTTGCAGATTGGTCATGGCGGCTGGGTGAGTTTCCTCTCCTTTGTCGCGGTACTGATCGCCAGCATCAACATTTTTGGTGGATTCACCGTCACTCAGCGCATGCTGAAGATGTTCCGCAAAAACTAA
- the ydgH gene encoding DUF1471 family protein YdgH: MKLKTTIIASALLSLTALSVHAAQELTPEKAAAIKPFDRITITGRFIAINEAADAVSRRADKMGADAFYIQDINNSNNGGNWRVTADVYHKDAPEVSKETKYRVINGVKELPKDEAFLLEPYDTVTVSGFYRSQPDINDAISKAAQKKGAASFFIVRQVDANQGGNQFITAYIYKADAPKRMVQSPDAVPADSEAGKAMLAAGGAEAAKVEIPGVASSGSPARDVGRFFETQTSTGQRYTVTLPNGTKIQEVNNVTAAQMVPFDSVTFTGHFNSMTDVSTEVAKRAAEKGAKYYHVTRQWQNKSGGNLTVSADLFK, from the coding sequence ATGAAGCTGAAGACCACGATCATCGCATCAGCCTTGTTATCACTTACTGCGCTGTCTGTGCATGCCGCGCAAGAGTTAACTCCTGAGAAAGCAGCGGCCATCAAGCCGTTTGATCGCATCACCATTACCGGCCGTTTTATTGCCATCAACGAAGCTGCCGATGCCGTATCCCGCCGTGCAGATAAAATGGGGGCCGATGCCTTCTATATCCAGGACATCAACAACAGTAACAATGGCGGCAACTGGCGCGTCACCGCAGACGTCTATCATAAAGATGCCCCAGAAGTCAGCAAAGAGACCAAGTACCGCGTGATTAACGGCGTTAAAGAGCTGCCGAAAGATGAAGCCTTCCTGCTTGAACCTTACGATACCGTGACCGTCAGCGGCTTCTACCGCAGTCAGCCAGACATCAACGACGCCATCTCCAAAGCCGCACAGAAGAAAGGCGCTGCCTCGTTCTTTATCGTGCGTCAGGTGGATGCCAACCAGGGCGGCAACCAGTTCATCACCGCTTATATCTATAAAGCCGATGCGCCGAAACGTATGGTGCAGAGCCCGGATGCCGTGCCTGCCGATTCTGAAGCCGGTAAAGCCATGCTGGCTGCTGGTGGTGCAGAAGCCGCCAAGGTCGAGATCCCAGGCGTTGCCTCTTCCGGCTCACCAGCCCGCGACGTTGGCCGCTTCTTCGAAACTCAGACCTCTACCGGCCAGCGTTACACTGTAACCCTGCCGAACGGCACCAAGATCCAGGAAGTGAATAACGTCACCGCCGCGCAGATGGTGCCGTTTGATTCCGTGACCTTTACCGGCCACTTCAACAGCATGACCGACGTCTCTACCGAAGTGGCCAAACGTGCCGCAGAGAAAGGCGCCAAGTACTACCATGTGACCCGCCAGTGGCAGAACAAGAGCGGCGGCAACCTGACCGTCAGCGCCGATCTGTTCAAATAA
- a CDS encoding amino acid permease, giving the protein MERKLGLTALTALVLSSMLGAGVFSLPQNMAEVASPAALLIGWAITGVGILFLAFAMLLLTRLRPDLDGGIFTYAKEGFGELVGFCSAWGYWLCAVIANVSYLVIVFAALSLFTDRSGTVILGDGNTWQALIAESLLLWIVHALVLRGVQTAASINLVATLAKLLPLGLFAVLAAIAFRMETFTLDFHGVALGTPVWQQVKDTMLITLWVFIGVEGAVVVSARARQKKDVGRATMLAVISALAVYLVITLLSLGVVPRSELAEMRNPSMAVLMVDLIGPWGDVIIATGLIVSVCGAYLSWTIMAAEVPLLAAQHGAFPKIFRKQNQNHAPSASLWLTNGAVQIALVIIWLTGSNYNSLLTIASEMILVPYFLVGAFLFKVARQRQDKRLIFAASGACLYGLWLLYASGLMHLLMSVLLYAPGLLVFMYARSGHQDVKLLNRLEKSTVMLLLAATLPAGWFMLH; this is encoded by the coding sequence TTGGAAAGAAAACTTGGTCTTACCGCGTTAACCGCCTTGGTGCTCAGCTCAATGCTGGGCGCAGGTGTCTTTAGCCTGCCGCAGAATATGGCCGAGGTTGCCAGCCCGGCAGCCTTGCTGATTGGTTGGGCCATCACCGGCGTCGGTATTCTGTTCCTGGCCTTTGCCATGTTGCTGCTGACACGCCTGCGCCCCGACCTGGATGGTGGCATCTTCACCTACGCCAAAGAAGGCTTTGGCGAACTGGTGGGCTTTTGCTCTGCGTGGGGTTACTGGCTGTGTGCGGTGATCGCCAACGTCTCTTATCTGGTGATCGTGTTTGCCGCACTGAGCCTGTTTACTGACCGCAGCGGCACGGTGATCCTGGGGGATGGCAATACCTGGCAGGCGCTGATCGCCGAATCCTTGTTGCTGTGGATCGTCCATGCCTTGGTATTGCGCGGCGTGCAAACGGCGGCCAGCATCAATCTGGTGGCCACCCTCGCCAAATTGCTGCCCCTCGGCCTGTTTGCCGTGCTGGCCGCTATCGCGTTCCGCATGGAGACCTTCACCCTGGATTTCCACGGCGTTGCTCTTGGTACGCCAGTCTGGCAGCAGGTTAAAGACACCATGTTGATCACCCTGTGGGTGTTTATCGGTGTTGAAGGTGCTGTGGTCGTTTCCGCCCGTGCCCGGCAGAAAAAGGACGTTGGCCGCGCCACCATGCTGGCCGTGATTTCCGCTTTGGCGGTGTATCTGGTGATCACCCTGCTGTCGCTCGGCGTGGTGCCACGCAGTGAGTTAGCTGAAATGCGTAACCCGTCAATGGCGGTGCTGATGGTTGATCTGATCGGCCCTTGGGGTGATGTGATCATCGCCACTGGCCTGATCGTTTCGGTGTGCGGGGCCTACCTCAGCTGGACCATCATGGCGGCCGAAGTGCCTCTGCTGGCCGCTCAACACGGCGCATTCCCCAAAATTTTTCGCAAGCAAAACCAGAACCACGCCCCGTCAGCCTCTTTGTGGTTGACCAATGGTGCGGTGCAAATTGCGCTGGTGATTATCTGGCTGACCGGCAGCAACTACAACTCGCTGCTGACCATCGCTTCCGAGATGATCCTGGTGCCGTATTTCCTGGTGGGAGCCTTCCTGTTCAAGGTGGCCCGTCAGCGGCAGGACAAGCGGCTGATTTTCGCCGCCAGCGGTGCCTGCCTGTATGGGCTGTGGCTACTCTATGCTTCAGGTCTGATGCACCTGTTGATGTCGGTGCTGCTGTATGCACCTGGCTTGCTGGTGTTTATGTATGCCCGCAGTGGACATCAGGATGTGAAATTGCTCAACCGACTAGAGAAAAGCACCGTTATGCTGCTGTTGGCCGCAACCCTGCCGGCCGGATGGTTTATGTTGCATTGA
- the folM gene encoding dihydromonapterin reductase, with the protein MVSHNSAPVLITGGARRIGLALAKSFLQRGVPVIIAYRSEYPALAELQDLGAICLQGDFSAHEGIYRFADQVKQVAPKLRAVIHNASAWLAESAETPPEQVMASMLQIHVYTPYLLNQLLEPCLLGQGQAGADIIHLTDYVVEKGSDKHIAYAASKAALDNMTRSFARKLAPDVKVNAIAPALIMFNTGDDEAYRQQALTKSLMQIAPGESEVVNLVDYLMGSRYVTGRTHGVDGGRPLR; encoded by the coding sequence ATGGTCTCTCACAACTCGGCCCCTGTGCTGATCACCGGCGGTGCCCGTAGAATTGGGCTGGCTCTGGCCAAGTCGTTCTTACAGCGAGGCGTTCCGGTCATTATTGCCTATCGCAGTGAATATCCGGCTTTAGCCGAACTCCAAGACCTTGGCGCAATCTGCCTGCAGGGCGATTTCTCTGCCCACGAAGGGATTTATCGTTTTGCCGATCAGGTAAAACAGGTTGCTCCCAAGCTGCGTGCCGTGATCCATAACGCCAGTGCCTGGTTGGCAGAATCGGCCGAGACTCCGCCTGAACAGGTAATGGCTTCGATGCTCCAGATCCACGTTTACACGCCCTACCTGTTAAACCAACTGCTCGAACCCTGCCTGCTTGGCCAAGGGCAAGCCGGTGCCGATATCATCCACCTGACAGATTATGTGGTGGAGAAAGGCAGCGACAAGCACATTGCCTATGCAGCCAGCAAGGCCGCGCTGGACAATATGACCCGTTCCTTTGCCCGCAAACTGGCCCCCGACGTCAAAGTCAATGCCATCGCCCCGGCACTGATTATGTTCAACACCGGCGATGATGAAGCCTATCGCCAGCAGGCACTGACCAAATCCCTGATGCAGATCGCCCCAGGGGAAAGTGAAGTGGTCAATCTGGTGGATTATCTGATGGGCAGCCGCTACGTCACCGGGCGCACTCACGGCGTGGATGGCGGGCGACCGCTGCGCTGA